GCCCGCCGACAGCGGGTTCGTACTGGGCGAAGACGGCCAGGCGGATCGCGCGTTGCAGAGCTGGCCGCTGGCCTACTGGCCGGACGGCTCGCTGAAGTGGTCGGCCCACGCGCTCGGCGCTGAGCGCACGCCCGGTCACGGGCTGTCGCTGCGACCCGTGCCGGCGGCGGCTGCAATGGGTGACGCCATCGTCACCGAAACGGCGCAACACTGGGTAGTGGATACCGGCCGGCTGCGCTGTCAGGTGCCGAAAAACGGCGAACGATTGATCGGTGAACTGTGGCAGGACGGCAGGCTGGCGCTCGGCAACGGTCGTCTGGTGTTGCAGATCCAGTCCGGCGAAGGGACGGACGGGACACTGACGGTGGAGGCGTTTCAGGGGCGGGCCACGCAGGTCACGCTGGAGCAGAACGGGCCGCAGCGCGCGGTCATCGCGCTGCGCGGCGTGCATCGCCATGCCGCGTCGGATGGCGTCACGCGTCTGCCGTTTGTGGTGCGGCTCTATTTCTACGCCGGTTCGGCGTCGCTGCGCCTGCTGCACACCATTATTTATGATGGCGACGAGCGGCAGACCTTCATCAAAGGGCTGGGGGTAGCGTTTGATGCGCCGCAGCAGGGCGAGCTGCACGACCGCCACGTGCGCTTTACTTCGGCGCAGGGCGGGCTGTTTCGGGAAGCGGTACGCGGCCTGACCGGCCTGCGACGCGATCCGGGCGAGGCGGTTGTCGCCGCGCAACTGGCCGGCAAGGCCACGCCGCCGGTCACGCAGTTTCCCCCGGCGGTGGGCAAGCGGCTGGACTATGTTCCGGCGTTCGGCAGTTACCGGCTGACCCAGCATCACCCCGACGGCTACCAGATCCACAAACGCACCGCCGCCGGGCAGGGCTGGCTGCTGTCCGCCACCGGACAGCGGGCCTCCGGCACCGGCTATCTGGGGTCGCCCACCGGTGGGGTAGCGTTCGGTATCCGCCATTTCTGGCAGAGCTATCCGGCTTGCCTGGAGATTGAGCAGGCACATACCGATCTGGCTACGATCACGCTGTGGCTGTGGTCGCCGTACGCGGAACCGATGGATCTGCGCTTCTACCACGACGGCATGGGGCAGGCGAGTGTCGAACAGCAGCGTGAGGCGCTGGAGATCACCTACGAGGATTACGAGCCGGGCTTCGCCACCCCGGAAGGCGTCGCCCGCACCAGCGAACTGTTTCTCGATGTGCTGCCCGCTACGCCGGACAGCGACACGCTGCTGGCGATGGCCCGCCGCCATCAGCAACCGCCGCTGCTGGTGGCCGACGGCGCCGATTTGCAGCGCGCCGTCGCGTTTGGCCCGGTATGGTCGCCGGCCCCCACGGGGCATAAGCCGCAACCGGCGCTGGATGCGCAACTGGCGTGGTATTTCGACTTCTATCAGCAGGAGGTGGAACAGCGGAAATGGTACGGCTTCTGGGATTTCGGCGACGTGATGCACACCTACGATGGCGATCGCCATGTCTGGCGTTATGACGTGGGCGGCTACGCCTGGGATAACTCGGAGCTGAGCACCGATCTGTGGCTATGGTACTACTTTCTGCGTAGCGGCCGGGCGGACGTGTTCCGCATGGCGGAAGCCATGACTCGCCACACCGGCGAGGTGGACGTGCACCATGCCGGCCGCTTCCAGCCGCTTGGGTCGCGCCACAACGTGCGTCACTGGGGCGACAGCGCCAAGCAGTTGCGCATTTCCACCGTGGCGAACCGGCGTTTTCTGTATTACCTGACCGCGGATGAACGTATCGGCGAGCTGATGGATGAGCAGGTGGAGGCGCTGCGCACCCTGCAACGGGTGATGCCGGGCCGCAAGATCGGCCAGCCACCGCCGGCCGACGAACGGCTGGTCAGCCTCTATTTCGGCACCGACTGGGGCGCGGTGGCGGCAGCCTGGCTGACCGCCTGGGAGCGGCGGCATGATGCGGCGATACGCGATCGTCTGCTCAACAGCATGCGGTCGATTGCGGCCCAGCCGCACGGCTTCTTCACCGGGCTGGCGGAGATGGACCCCGACACCGGCGTATTCCGGCCGGTAGCGGCCGACCAACTCGTTATTTCGCATCTGAGTGCGGTGTTCGGGCTGGCGGAGGTGTGCGCCGAACTGTTGCAGGTGCTGCCGGACCCGGCGTTCGAGCGCGCCTGGCTGGACTATTGCCGCCTGTACAACGACCCGAAGGCGTTGAGCGCGTTTGTCGGTCAGCCGGTGAAAAAGCGCAATCTGGTGCAGGGCCATGCCCGGCTGAGCGCCTTTGCCGGCTGGCATCAGCACGACAAGGCGCTGACCCGGCGCGCCTGGCGCGAGTTTGTGGACGGCGAGGGCGGTATTGTCCACCCCAACCGGCGGGTACGGCTGCTCACGCCGCCCGCGGTGCTCTATCCGGTGAAAGAGGCGGAGATCGATTCGTCGATCGATCAGCGTTCCGGCAGCACCGTCGTCACCAATCTGTCCACCAATGCGGTGGCGCAGTGGGGGCTGACCGCTATCGCCATGCTGGCGCTGGCGGGAGACGCACCGCCCAAATAGCGATACGTCAGGCAACGACGGGCCAGATAGCCACAGGCCCGATAACGGCGCAATCCGGATAATCACGCCCGCCGCAGCGGGCTGCAACCGTACATCATCACAATAAAACATCATCACAATAAAACATCATCACAACAGAACATCATCAGGACATGATCAATGACGGACACAGGCTATAGCGCACAGCGCACGGTTATGGAAAGCCACGCCGGTCAGGCGTGTACCGCCGCCACGGAAGGCGATTTTCACCAGCAATCAAATCCCCATCAATTCACCCTGCAATGGGCGCAAGCCGCTGACGGAAAACCGTTGTGCTGGCGGGTGGAGCAGGAAGATCCGGCGCGCACCCGCATCGGTGTTGACGAACACGCGTTGACGCTGGACAGCGCCGCCGGGCTGACGGTGTGGCTCGACCAGCCGCTATCCGGCAGGTATCGCATCAGTTATCTGCGCGAAGTCTTGGTGCAGGGGCAGCCGAACGATCGGCTTTCCGATCTCAATCAGTTTTGGGCGGCGCGGGACCCGGCTCGCGCGTCGTTGTTCACCCGTCACGGGGTGCTGGGTGAATACGATAATCTGGCGCTGTATTACGTTGGCATGGGCGGCAACTGGAACAGCACCACCCGTTTTCGCTACTACAACGGCCTCGGCGAGCGACAGTTGCTGGGGGAGTTCACCGATGAAGCGCATTTGCTGCGCGCCGGGCAGCGTTATCGGGTGACCATTGAGGTGGACAGCACCGAAACCCGTTTCCTGATCGATAACCAGCTCTACTTTCGCGCTCACTATGCCGCACCGCCGGCCAGCGGCTATTTCGGCCTGCGGACGGTATTTTCGCGGCAGACAATCAGCCAGTTCAGCGTCACGCCGCTGTAGTGTCGGAAGCGCTGATGCGGTGCGGCGCCTGATCCACCTGCAAAAACATGGCGATCAGCCGCTGCGACAGCCACGACAGGCGGGAGTCGGCGCGGCTGACGATGCCGTAATGGGTGTAAAACTCGTCGGTGTCGTCGTCCAGCCCGGTGATTTTCAGCATGTGGATGCCGTCCGGCGGCTGTTGTAACGGCCCGTGGCGATGATTGGTGGTGCCGATGGCGTCGGACTGGCGGATCACATCCAGCAGGCTGTAGCCGTTCTCGCACTCAATGCTGGTGCGGATATCCTGCTGGCCGCTCAGCCGCACCAGCGCCTGACGCAGGTTGGGTGGGCGCACCGTGGCCGCCAGCGGGTAGCTGAACAGTTGCTCGACGCTGATTTCATCAAACGCCGCCAGCGGATGCCCCTGACGACAGCAGAAGCCCCAGCGGTGCTGGCTCAGCGGCTGCACGTTGTAGCGGGCGTCCAGCTCGAAATGGCGGGTATCGGCGACGATAAAGGCAAACTCTTCCGCCATCAGGCGTTGCCCCAGCGCCTGCCAGTTATCGACCCGGAACATCAACCGCACCCGTGGATACTGGCGGGAGAACTCGCCGATCACCTGCGGCATCAGCCAGGCCGCCGGCGCCGGGCCGCAGCCGAAATGCACCTCGCCGCTCTCTTTTTCGCTGAACTGTTCGATATCGTTGATTAAATCCTGCGCGTGGCGGGTGAGGCGGCGGGCGTGTTCCAGCACCAGCAGCCCTTTCTTGGTGGGTTCCAGATTATGGTGACGGTCGATCAGCCGCGCGCCCACGCTCTGTTCCAGCGACTGGATGCTGCGGCTGAACGCCGACTGTGAAATGTTCATAGCCAGCGCCGCCGAAGTGAAATTACGGTGCTCGATCAGCGCAATAAAGTGGCGTAACTGACGCAGGTCGATATTCATGGTATTCAGGGCACTGTGGTGCGGCGGAGAGACAGACTGAGCAGGCTACCAGCCCGACGACCCCGTCAACAAATAACCAATACGGCGGCGATATGACAGGTTGTTATATGTCAGAAACGGTGCGAGCGGGCAGGAACAACACCCCTCCCGCCGGCGCGGGAGGGGACGGGGATTAGACGTAGGAATCGTCGTCGTCGTAGGAATCATCAGCCGCGAAATCGTCGTAGCCGCTGTTCTGCGGTTCGTCGTCGGCGTTGCTGTTCCAAAAGTTGTTGCCGGCACCGGCACCGTTGAACGTATCCAGATTGTCCGCACCGAAATCCCGGAAGCTGTCGCCGACGTTACCCAGCGGGTTCTCGTTGAGCACCGGATTTTCGTTGATGATGTTGATGATTTCTTCCGGCTGCGAGCGGTGGAACATGCCGGTCAGCATATCGGCCAGCACCACGCCGCCCGCCACGCCGGCGGCGGTCTGCAACGCGCCGCTCAGAAAACCGCCCGCACGGGACGGCGCCGGTTGCGCATAGCCCGGCGCAGGCTGGCCGTAACCCGGTGCCGGCGGCGTATATCCCATCGGCTGACCGTATCCGGCCGGCTGGCCATAACCCGCCGGTTGCGACGGCTGCGGCGCGCTGTTGCGACTGCCGCCGCCAAACAGCCCGGCCAGAAAACCGCCGCTGCTTTGCTGTGGACGGGCAGAGGCTTCCTGCGTCAGTCGGTTGACCTCGGCTTCCAGCTCTTTCACCCGCTGATCCAGCTGTTTCAGCGCCGCTTCCTGAATAATCATCGCCTGCGCCATGTAGTAAGGCGCGGCTGGCTGCTGGCGAATGTGGTCATTGATTTGCTGTTCTGCCTTGAGATCCCGAGGGCCCGTGTTGGTCTCGGCTGTTTTCAGTCGGCTAAACAGACCATCAATAAGGCGTTGTTCTTCAGATTGCATAGGATTACCTCAAGAGATATTGGATTGCGGACCCGTCTAATCAGGCCGGTCCTGCGGCTGTTTTGTCACACCCTTCGCCGCCATCCTACTGCGTT
The DNA window shown above is from Dickeya dadantii NCPPB 898 and carries:
- a CDS encoding DUF6250 domain-containing protein; the encoded protein is MTDTGYSAQRTVMESHAGQACTAATEGDFHQQSNPHQFTLQWAQAADGKPLCWRVEQEDPARTRIGVDEHALTLDSAAGLTVWLDQPLSGRYRISYLREVLVQGQPNDRLSDLNQFWAARDPARASLFTRHGVLGEYDNLALYYVGMGGNWNSTTRFRYYNGLGERQLLGEFTDEAHLLRAGQRYRVTIEVDSTETRFLIDNQLYFRAHYAAPPASGYFGLRTVFSRQTISQFSVTPL
- a CDS encoding LysR family transcriptional regulator, which gives rise to MNIDLRQLRHFIALIEHRNFTSAALAMNISQSAFSRSIQSLEQSVGARLIDRHHNLEPTKKGLLVLEHARRLTRHAQDLINDIEQFSEKESGEVHFGCGPAPAAWLMPQVIGEFSRQYPRVRLMFRVDNWQALGQRLMAEEFAFIVADTRHFELDARYNVQPLSQHRWGFCCRQGHPLAAFDEISVEQLFSYPLAATVRPPNLRQALVRLSGQQDIRTSIECENGYSLLDVIRQSDAIGTTNHRHGPLQQPPDGIHMLKITGLDDDTDEFYTHYGIVSRADSRLSWLSQRLIAMFLQVDQAPHRISASDTTAA
- a CDS encoding DUF2076 domain-containing protein, which translates into the protein MQSEEQRLIDGLFSRLKTAETNTGPRDLKAEQQINDHIRQQPAAPYYMAQAMIIQEAALKQLDQRVKELEAEVNRLTQEASARPQQSSGGFLAGLFGGGSRNSAPQPSQPAGYGQPAGYGQPMGYTPPAPGYGQPAPGYAQPAPSRAGGFLSGALQTAAGVAGGVVLADMLTGMFHRSQPEEIINIINENPVLNENPLGNVGDSFRDFGADNLDTFNGAGAGNNFWNSNADDEPQNSGYDDFAADDSYDDDDSYV